In Asanoa sp. WMMD1127, one genomic interval encodes:
- a CDS encoding Nramp family divalent metal transporter, which yields MTIVELVLRPVPVARMRRVVPLVGPAFVAAIAYIDPGNVATNLTAGATSGYLLVWVVAGASMVAALVQFQSAKLGLATGRSLPELCRERYPRLGRLLLWLQAEVVVLATDLAEFVGAAIGLRLLFGMPVAMSAVVTAVVALALVELRRRGRSRPFELMSVAALGLVGTGIIWDVTTVGHQSAAGFAAGLVPAFAGPESVVLALGIVGATVMPHAIYLHSALVQRHGMTPAEARSEPGLVRRAVRTDCLFGLGAAAVVNVSMIALGAGLGVATAGAWTGDLFAAHEELLTRFGGGAALAFAVAILASGASSSGVGTLAGDVVMRGFLGVRVNVHVRRLVTMAPAIAALLIGVPLTALLVASQVVISFGVPVALFLLVRFCRDRDLMGPLVNARTTTVVAAAAGVAVAVAALGVPVMLVL from the coding sequence ATGACGATCGTCGAGTTGGTGCTGCGGCCGGTGCCCGTGGCCCGGATGCGCCGCGTGGTCCCGCTGGTGGGGCCGGCGTTCGTGGCCGCGATCGCGTACATCGACCCGGGCAACGTCGCCACCAACCTGACCGCCGGCGCGACCTCCGGCTACCTGCTGGTCTGGGTCGTCGCCGGCGCGAGCATGGTGGCGGCCCTGGTGCAGTTCCAGTCGGCGAAGCTGGGGCTGGCCACCGGCCGCAGCCTGCCCGAGCTGTGCCGGGAGCGATATCCGCGGCTGGGCCGGCTGCTGCTCTGGCTCCAGGCGGAGGTGGTCGTCCTCGCCACGGACCTCGCGGAGTTCGTCGGCGCCGCCATCGGACTGCGGCTGCTGTTCGGCATGCCGGTGGCGATGTCGGCCGTGGTCACCGCCGTGGTCGCGCTGGCCCTGGTCGAGCTGCGCCGCCGCGGCCGCAGCCGACCGTTCGAGCTGATGAGCGTGGCCGCGCTGGGCCTGGTCGGCACGGGCATCATCTGGGACGTGACGACCGTCGGCCACCAGTCGGCGGCCGGTTTCGCCGCGGGCCTGGTGCCGGCCTTCGCGGGCCCGGAGTCGGTCGTCCTGGCGCTGGGCATCGTCGGCGCGACGGTCATGCCGCACGCCATCTACCTGCACTCCGCGCTGGTCCAGCGGCACGGCATGACACCGGCCGAGGCCCGCTCCGAGCCGGGCCTGGTGCGCCGCGCGGTGCGCACCGACTGCCTCTTCGGCCTCGGCGCCGCGGCCGTCGTCAACGTCTCGATGATCGCCCTCGGCGCGGGCCTCGGCGTCGCGACCGCCGGCGCCTGGACGGGCGACCTGTTCGCGGCGCACGAGGAGCTGCTGACCCGCTTCGGCGGCGGAGCGGCGCTCGCGTTCGCGGTCGCCATCCTGGCGTCAGGCGCCTCCTCGAGCGGCGTCGGCACCCTGGCCGGCGACGTGGTGATGCGCGGCTTCCTGGGCGTACGCGTCAACGTCCACGTCCGCCGCCTCGTCACCATGGCACCGGCGATCGCCGCGCTGCTGATCGGCGTACCCCTGACCGCCCTGCTGGTCGCCAGCCAGGTCGTGATCTCCTTCGGCGTCCCGGTCGCCCTGTTCCTGCTGGTCCGCTTCTGCCGCGACCGCGACCTGATGGGCCCGCTGGTCAACGCCCGCACGACGACGGTCGTCGCCGCCGCGGCCGGGGTGGCGGTCGCCGTGGCGGCGTTGGGCGTACCGGTGATGCTGGTGCTCTAG
- a CDS encoding response regulator transcription factor: MVPSAVLRVAVVDRQPLFIRGLAALLATATEGRAEVVGATGEAGAAAGLMNRCVPDLALVDLHLAAPGSIRAIGAIRDVQPRLRVVAMSERDEHDDALAALRAGADGYLPKAREPEDVVPMLRTVFEGWSVLPTDLLAAVLGLSKPRSPVPVELDPDERQLLRLIAQGCGTLEISNHLHVSDRTVKRLTAALLRKLRVGTRCEAAALAGNAGLV; the protein is encoded by the coding sequence ATGGTTCCCTCAGCGGTGCTCCGGGTGGCCGTCGTCGACCGGCAGCCGTTGTTCATCCGTGGCCTCGCGGCCCTGTTGGCGACGGCGACCGAAGGCCGCGCCGAGGTCGTGGGCGCCACCGGTGAGGCCGGCGCGGCCGCGGGGTTGATGAACCGGTGCGTTCCGGATCTGGCGCTAGTGGACCTGCACCTCGCCGCGCCGGGCAGCATTCGGGCGATCGGCGCGATCCGGGACGTGCAGCCGCGGTTGCGGGTTGTCGCGATGTCCGAGCGGGACGAGCACGACGACGCGCTGGCCGCCCTGCGCGCGGGCGCGGACGGCTACCTGCCGAAGGCCCGGGAGCCGGAGGACGTCGTGCCGATGCTGCGTACCGTCTTCGAAGGCTGGTCGGTGTTGCCGACGGACCTCCTGGCGGCGGTGCTCGGACTCAGCAAGCCGCGGTCGCCCGTGCCCGTCGAGCTCGACCCTGACGAACGGCAGCTGCTCCGGCTCATCGCGCAGGGCTGCGGCACGCTGGAGATCTCGAACCACCTGCACGTCTCCGACCGCACGGTGAAACGGCTGACCGCCGCGCTGCTGCGCAAGCTGCGGGTGGGTACCCGATGCGAGGCCGCCGCCCTCGCCGGCAACGCCGGTCTGGTGTGA
- a CDS encoding RpiB/LacA/LacB family sugar-phosphate isomerase: MRVAYGADDANETTRAVQQALADRGIEVVDVTGDQQWPDIGAAVGRAVAEGHADLGVVLCWTGTGTAIAANKITGVRAALAWDPWIAGGARKWNDANVLALSLKRLAPDVAVEVLAAFLDTTGPDPDEAANIARLGALDD, translated from the coding sequence ATGCGGGTGGCGTACGGAGCCGACGACGCGAACGAGACCACGCGGGCCGTCCAGCAGGCGCTGGCCGACCGGGGGATCGAGGTCGTCGACGTGACAGGTGACCAGCAGTGGCCCGACATCGGCGCCGCCGTCGGCCGCGCGGTCGCCGAGGGCCACGCCGACCTGGGCGTCGTCCTCTGCTGGACCGGCACGGGCACGGCCATCGCCGCCAACAAGATCACCGGCGTACGCGCCGCGCTGGCCTGGGACCCCTGGATCGCCGGCGGCGCCCGCAAGTGGAACGACGCCAACGTCCTCGCGCTGAGCCTCAAACGCCTGGCCCCCGACGTGGCGGTCGAGGTCCTGGCCGCCTTCCTCGACACCACCGGGCCCGACCCCGACGAGGCCGCCAACATCGCCCGGCTCGGTGCGCTCGATGACTGA
- a CDS encoding manganese catalase family protein has protein sequence MFRHTDYLQFQAKPEKPDALFAAKLQELVGGQFGEMTVMMQYLWQGWNCRMPGKYKDMIMDIGTEEIGHVEMLVTMMARLLEGAPGETTEKAVAANPVLAAVIGGMNPQHAIVSGGGAVPRDSQGVPWNAGYIVASGSLLTDFRSNVAAEAQSRLMTSRVYNMTDDPGVKAMLQFNLARDTYHQQQWLLGIQQLIDDGLVDEHGLENSNGDDENPDQNHTFWTFDDASQAPEGRWARGPSFVGPDIEVVAAQPLTDDKPLGPPPDPKLYATYDGAMGTPKTGDAVGAHAQGAQNLAKKIKGAFE, from the coding sequence ATGTTTCGGCATACCGACTACCTGCAGTTCCAGGCCAAGCCCGAGAAGCCGGACGCGCTGTTCGCGGCGAAGCTCCAGGAGCTGGTCGGCGGTCAGTTCGGCGAGATGACGGTGATGATGCAGTACCTGTGGCAGGGCTGGAACTGCCGCATGCCTGGCAAGTACAAAGACATGATCATGGACATCGGCACCGAGGAGATCGGCCACGTCGAGATGCTCGTGACGATGATGGCCCGGCTGCTCGAGGGCGCGCCGGGCGAGACCACCGAGAAGGCGGTGGCGGCTAACCCGGTCCTGGCCGCGGTGATCGGCGGGATGAACCCGCAGCACGCGATCGTCAGCGGCGGCGGCGCGGTGCCGCGGGACAGCCAGGGCGTGCCCTGGAACGCCGGCTACATCGTGGCCAGCGGCAGCCTGCTGACCGACTTCCGCTCCAACGTCGCGGCCGAGGCGCAGAGCCGACTGATGACTAGCCGGGTCTACAACATGACCGACGACCCCGGCGTCAAGGCGATGCTGCAGTTCAACCTCGCCCGCGACACGTACCACCAGCAGCAGTGGCTCCTCGGTATCCAGCAGTTGATCGACGACGGCCTGGTGGACGAGCACGGACTCGAGAACTCCAACGGCGACGACGAGAACCCGGACCAGAACCACACGTTCTGGACCTTCGACGACGCCAGCCAGGCGCCGGAGGGCCGCTGGGCGCGGGGCCCGTCGTTCGTCGGCCCGGACATCGAGGTCGTCGCCGCCCAGCCGCTCACCGACGACAAGCCGCTCGGGCCGCCGCCGGACCCGAAGCTGTACGCCACGTACGACGGCGCGATGGGGACACCCAAGACCGGCGACGCGGTCGGCGCCCACGCCCAGGGCGCGCAGAACCTGGCGAAGAAGATCAAGGGCGCGTTCGAATAA
- a CDS encoding VOC family protein, which translates to MLRGIATMSYWTDDLAAAKRWYAELLGIEPYFEVPGGYAEFRLGDYQQELGLIDRSYAPPGVPTGAGGVVAYWHVDDIDAALARLTELGATVREEPRDRGEGFITATVTDPFDNILGIMVNPHYVDVLAERQ; encoded by the coding sequence ATGCTCCGGGGGATCGCGACGATGAGCTACTGGACCGACGACCTGGCCGCGGCCAAGCGGTGGTATGCGGAGCTGCTCGGGATCGAGCCCTACTTCGAGGTGCCGGGCGGCTACGCGGAGTTCCGGCTGGGCGACTACCAGCAGGAGCTGGGCCTGATCGACCGCAGCTACGCGCCTCCCGGGGTCCCGACGGGCGCGGGCGGCGTCGTGGCCTACTGGCACGTCGACGACATCGATGCGGCGCTGGCCCGACTAACGGAGCTGGGCGCGACGGTCCGCGAGGAGCCGCGCGACCGCGGCGAGGGCTTCATCACCGCCACCGTCACGGACCCCTTCGACAACATCCTGGGCATCATGGTCAACCCGCACTACGTGGACGTGCTGGCCGAGCGGCAGTAG
- a CDS encoding dihydrofolate reductase family protein: protein MARVIFGMTVSVDGYVEDAEGSAAPLYPDLAELRPTHYMTEMVDETGAVLMGRKTFAMGDPDGYAGSYEFQVPIFVVTHQPPATHPRESGGLTFTFVTDGPEAAVAAAKQAAGERDVTVVGGVDLGHQLLTRGLVDELRLDVMPVLLGGGRRLFEADADLAALGLRKTRVLEVGMRTSLRFTVST, encoded by the coding sequence ATGGCGAGGGTGATCTTCGGAATGACCGTGTCGGTGGACGGCTACGTCGAGGACGCGGAGGGCAGCGCCGCGCCGCTCTATCCGGATCTCGCCGAGCTGCGGCCGACCCACTACATGACGGAGATGGTCGACGAGACCGGCGCCGTCCTCATGGGACGGAAGACGTTCGCGATGGGCGACCCGGACGGCTACGCGGGCTCGTACGAGTTCCAGGTCCCGATCTTCGTCGTTACCCACCAGCCGCCGGCCACCCACCCGCGCGAGTCGGGCGGGCTCACGTTCACGTTCGTCACCGACGGGCCGGAGGCGGCGGTCGCGGCGGCGAAGCAGGCGGCCGGCGAGCGCGACGTCACCGTCGTCGGCGGCGTCGACCTGGGGCACCAGCTCCTCACCCGCGGCCTGGTCGACGAGCTGCGGCTCGACGTCATGCCGGTGCTGCTCGGCGGCGGCCGGCGCCTGTTCGAGGCCGACGCCGACCTGGCCGCGCTCGGCCTGCGCAAGACCCGGGTGCTCGAGGTCGGCATGCGCACATCGCTGCGCTTCACGGTCTCGACGTGA
- a CDS encoding DoxX family membrane protein, protein MSTIAIRLGGAQRRLTDLLARHSIDLLRISLGLVFLGFGALKFFPGASPAEALVARTIDALSFGLVTGTGAVVLCAVAECFIGITLITGRLLKTGLVVLAASLAGIMSPLVLFFTDLFPGTPTIEGQYVAKDIVLAAAALVVAARALGARLVSPAARPDAG, encoded by the coding sequence ATGTCAACGATCGCGATCCGACTGGGCGGAGCCCAGCGCCGGCTCACCGACCTGCTGGCCCGGCACAGCATCGACCTGCTCCGGATCAGCCTGGGCCTGGTCTTCCTGGGCTTCGGGGCGCTCAAGTTCTTCCCGGGCGCCAGCCCGGCCGAGGCGCTGGTCGCCCGCACCATCGACGCCCTCAGCTTCGGGCTGGTCACCGGCACCGGCGCGGTGGTGCTGTGCGCGGTCGCCGAGTGCTTCATCGGGATCACGCTGATCACCGGCCGCCTGCTCAAGACCGGCCTGGTGGTGCTGGCCGCGTCGTTGGCCGGGATCATGTCGCCGCTCGTGCTGTTCTTCACCGACCTGTTCCCGGGCACGCCGACGATCGAGGGACAGTACGTGGCCAAGGACATCGTGCTCGCCGCCGCCGCCCTGGTGGTGGCCGCCCGGGCGCTCGGCGCCCGGCTGGTGTCACCGGCCGCTCGCCCCGACGCGGGCTAG
- a CDS encoding glycosyltransferase — translation MRILFVAAPLIGHLYPMVPLAEALRAAGHDVLVASGGDAVARPPAGFPVEDVVAGPFNFGRIALGTMLSRPRLLVRELAGRAGTDAVGHIFGAVNDRFVNATTALVERWRPDVVVHEPLAGAGAVAAARHDVPAVLHGNTLFDDAILLAVTTARMRTRTTVPASAVVLRISPDSVVPGASGQPMRPVGYGGGASLPASLREPGTMPRVLVSHSTIAGPGSTAVLDRIVRLAPRVKAEFVLLRAADRLAGRTLPPNVRAVGWAPVPEALETASAIIHHGGAGTIFAALAAGVPQLVTPGPGDRAHNADAVATRGAGLAVPVKRIDVAVIERLLTDAPLRTASAEVAAEIAEMPSPTEIATTVFPKFA, via the coding sequence GTGCGGATTCTGTTCGTCGCAGCCCCGCTGATCGGTCACCTCTATCCCATGGTTCCGCTGGCCGAGGCCCTGCGCGCCGCCGGACACGACGTTCTCGTCGCGTCCGGCGGTGACGCCGTGGCCCGGCCGCCGGCCGGCTTCCCGGTCGAGGACGTGGTCGCCGGCCCGTTCAACTTCGGCCGGATCGCGCTGGGCACGATGCTGAGCCGCCCGCGGTTGCTGGTGCGCGAGCTGGCCGGCCGGGCCGGCACGGACGCCGTCGGCCACATCTTCGGCGCGGTCAACGACCGCTTCGTCAACGCCACGACCGCGCTGGTCGAGCGGTGGCGCCCGGACGTGGTCGTCCACGAACCGCTGGCCGGCGCCGGCGCGGTCGCCGCCGCCCGCCACGACGTGCCGGCCGTGCTGCACGGCAACACGCTCTTCGACGACGCGATCCTGCTCGCGGTGACCACCGCCAGGATGCGCACCCGGACCACCGTGCCGGCCAGCGCCGTGGTGCTGCGGATCAGCCCCGACAGTGTGGTGCCCGGCGCGAGCGGCCAGCCGATGCGACCGGTCGGCTACGGCGGCGGCGCCAGCCTGCCGGCGTCGCTGCGCGAACCGGGGACCATGCCCCGGGTGCTGGTCAGCCACAGCACGATCGCTGGCCCGGGCTCCACGGCGGTGCTGGACCGCATCGTCCGGCTCGCGCCGCGGGTCAAGGCCGAGTTCGTGCTGCTCCGGGCCGCCGACCGGCTGGCCGGGCGCACGCTGCCGCCGAACGTGCGCGCGGTCGGCTGGGCGCCCGTCCCGGAGGCGCTCGAAACCGCGAGCGCGATCATCCACCACGGCGGCGCCGGCACCATCTTCGCGGCGCTGGCGGCGGGCGTCCCGCAGCTGGTCACGCCGGGGCCCGGCGACCGCGCCCACAACGCGGACGCCGTCGCCACCCGCGGCGCGGGCCTGGCGGTCCCGGTCAAGCGCATCGACGTGGCTGTCATCGAGCGCCTCCTGACCGACGCGCCGCTCCGCACCGCGTCGGCCGAGGTGGCCGCCGAAATCGCCGAGATGCCTTCCCCTACCGAGATCGCCACCACGGTCTTCCCCAAGTTCGCCTGA
- a CDS encoding maleylpyruvate isomerase family mycothiol-dependent enzyme, which translates to MASSADRVIAVLRAGHDDLAAKVAGFSPDDLARPSGCADWDVSQVLSHLGSGAEINLATLEAGITGGAAPDDEFNKGVWAKWDNASREERAAWVVTANDNLVKRYESLDDQQREAVRVPFAWMPAPVDVAAAGIMRLSEFALHAWDVDVAFDPAATVDAAAAPLLLAQTAYMFGWIAKPERLDGRTATLAVELTDQPESFGLALGPEIALTEVPVSPDGTLRLPAEAWLRLVTGRLKPEHTTPPVKIDGPLTLDDLRRVFPGF; encoded by the coding sequence ATGGCATCCTCCGCCGACCGCGTCATCGCGGTGCTGCGTGCCGGCCACGACGACCTCGCCGCCAAGGTCGCCGGGTTCTCCCCCGACGATCTCGCCCGGCCCTCCGGGTGCGCCGACTGGGACGTCTCCCAGGTGCTCAGCCACCTCGGCAGCGGCGCGGAGATCAACCTGGCCACGCTGGAGGCCGGCATCACCGGCGGCGCTGCGCCCGACGACGAGTTCAACAAGGGCGTCTGGGCCAAGTGGGACAACGCCTCCCGCGAGGAGCGGGCCGCCTGGGTCGTCACCGCCAACGACAACCTGGTGAAGCGCTACGAGTCGCTCGACGACCAGCAGCGCGAAGCGGTACGCGTGCCGTTCGCCTGGATGCCGGCGCCCGTCGACGTGGCCGCCGCCGGGATCATGCGGCTGTCCGAGTTCGCGCTGCACGCCTGGGACGTCGACGTCGCCTTCGACCCGGCGGCCACCGTCGACGCCGCCGCGGCGCCGCTGCTGCTCGCCCAGACGGCCTACATGTTCGGCTGGATCGCCAAGCCCGAGCGCCTCGACGGCCGGACGGCGACGCTGGCGGTCGAGCTCACCGACCAGCCCGAGTCGTTCGGCCTCGCCCTCGGTCCCGAGATCGCCCTCACCGAGGTTCCGGTCAGCCCCGACGGCACCCTGCGCCTCCCGGCCGAGGCCTGGCTGCGGCTCGTGACGGGCCGGCTCAAGCCGGAGCACACCACCCCGCCGGTCAAGATCGACGGCCCGCTCACCCTCGACGACCTGCGCCGGGTCTTCCCCGGCTTCTGA
- a CDS encoding type II toxin-antitoxin system PemK/MazF family toxin, which produces MTTIETGDIWVATLDPTVGREQSGRRPVVVVSANAMHALPINMAVVVPLTGNDRGLVTQPRVSSRASGLNRPSFACPEDVRAIDASRLGRRLGRVSADELDDIRKVLRYFLDL; this is translated from the coding sequence GTGACCACGATCGAGACCGGCGACATCTGGGTCGCCACGCTCGATCCGACCGTCGGCCGCGAGCAGAGCGGCCGGCGTCCCGTGGTGGTGGTCTCGGCCAACGCGATGCACGCGCTGCCGATCAACATGGCCGTGGTGGTGCCGCTGACCGGCAACGATCGTGGGCTCGTCACCCAGCCACGGGTGTCGAGCCGGGCATCGGGCCTCAACCGGCCCAGCTTCGCCTGCCCGGAGGACGTCCGCGCCATCGACGCGTCCCGGTTGGGCCGCCGGCTCGGCCGCGTCAGCGCCGACGAACTCGACGACATCCGCAAAGTGCTGCGTTACTTCCTGGATCTTTGA
- a CDS encoding maleylpyruvate isomerase family mycothiol-dependent enzyme — MSTDPLVLMTEVDRATERLIATAAGFDDADVAAPSALPGWTRGHVLAHVARNADGMRNLLIWARTGVVTPQYQPGQREADIAAHADRPAAEQLADLRASAAAYAEAADALTPQQWSTILDVPGRPQAAAFGVWRRLREVEVHHVDLAAGYSTDDWAGWFGHRLLHEVVSGLDGTTPLVLTPTDAGHPLQVGAGGPVVSGSACALAAWLTGRSTGAGLTVTPDGPLPTPPVWM, encoded by the coding sequence GTGAGCACGGATCCACTCGTACTCATGACCGAGGTCGACCGCGCGACCGAGCGACTGATCGCGACGGCGGCCGGGTTCGACGACGCCGACGTGGCGGCGCCCTCCGCGCTGCCGGGGTGGACCCGCGGCCACGTGCTGGCCCACGTCGCCCGCAACGCCGACGGCATGCGCAACCTGCTGATCTGGGCCCGCACCGGGGTGGTCACCCCGCAATACCAGCCCGGCCAGCGGGAGGCGGACATCGCCGCCCACGCCGACCGCCCCGCCGCGGAGCAGCTGGCCGACCTGCGCGCGTCGGCCGCCGCCTACGCCGAGGCCGCCGACGCGTTGACCCCGCAGCAGTGGTCGACCATCCTCGACGTCCCGGGCCGTCCGCAGGCGGCCGCGTTCGGCGTCTGGCGCCGGCTGCGCGAGGTCGAGGTGCACCACGTCGACCTGGCGGCCGGCTACTCGACCGACGACTGGGCCGGCTGGTTCGGCCACCGGCTGCTGCACGAGGTGGTCAGCGGCCTCGACGGCACGACCCCGCTGGTGCTCACCCCCACCGACGCCGGCCACCCGCTCCAGGTCGGCGCCGGCGGCCCGGTCGTGTCCGGCAGCGCGTGCGCGCTGGCCGCCTGGCTGACCGGCCGCTCGACCGGCGCCGGCCTCACCGTCACCCCCGACGGTCCACTGCCCACCCCGCCCGTCTGGATGTAA
- a CDS encoding epoxide hydrolase family protein: MPTPFRIATPQPDLDDLRRRLHATRWPEPAPVDGWAQGVPLAYLKGLISYWADGHDWRATEARVNRIPQVMVHVDGLDIHALHLRSGRPGAVPVVLTHGWPGSFFEYEAVLAPLADAGFDVVAPSLPGYGFSGKPTTPGWDIHRIARAWADLMTALGYPRFIASGSDWGTSISTSLALQRPERLLGIHLVPPLVAPIRDDDPPPGEAAALADLADRERDGSGYSVLHATRPQTIGYSLVDSPAGLCAWIVEKIWSWADHADDLSTVLTDDQVLDDVTLYWLTGSGASSARLYAESIGEVSRWFTAETADTVRVPTGCTVFPKEVPRPSRRWARRRFPHIVHWGEPARGGHFGAWEQPALFVEELTTFAGRL; this comes from the coding sequence GTGCCCACGCCGTTCCGGATCGCCACGCCGCAGCCGGACCTCGACGACCTGCGCCGCCGGCTCCACGCCACCCGCTGGCCGGAGCCGGCGCCGGTCGACGGCTGGGCGCAGGGCGTACCCCTGGCTTATCTGAAGGGGTTGATCTCGTATTGGGCCGACGGTCATGACTGGCGGGCGACCGAGGCGAGGGTCAACCGGATCCCGCAGGTCATGGTCCACGTCGACGGTCTCGACATCCACGCGCTGCACCTGCGGTCCGGCCGGCCCGGCGCCGTCCCGGTCGTCCTGACCCACGGCTGGCCCGGGTCGTTCTTCGAGTATGAGGCCGTGCTGGCCCCGCTGGCCGACGCCGGCTTCGACGTGGTGGCGCCGTCGCTGCCGGGTTACGGCTTCAGCGGCAAACCGACGACGCCCGGCTGGGACATCCACCGGATCGCGCGGGCCTGGGCCGACCTGATGACCGCCCTGGGCTATCCGCGGTTCATCGCGTCCGGCAGCGACTGGGGCACGAGCATCTCGACGAGCCTCGCGCTGCAGCGACCGGAGCGGTTGCTCGGCATCCACCTCGTGCCCCCGCTGGTGGCGCCGATCCGCGACGACGACCCCCCGCCGGGCGAGGCGGCGGCGCTGGCCGACCTCGCGGACCGCGAGCGGGACGGCTCCGGCTACTCCGTGCTGCACGCCACCCGCCCGCAGACGATCGGCTACTCCCTTGTGGACTCGCCGGCCGGCCTGTGCGCGTGGATCGTCGAGAAGATCTGGTCCTGGGCCGATCACGCCGACGACCTGTCCACTGTGCTCACCGACGACCAGGTCCTCGACGACGTCACCCTCTATTGGCTGACCGGCTCAGGCGCGTCGTCGGCCCGGCTCTACGCCGAGAGCATCGGCGAGGTATCCCGCTGGTTCACCGCCGAAACAGCCGACACGGTACGCGTACCGACGGGTTGCACGGTCTTCCCCAAGGAGGTCCCCCGCCCGTCCCGCCGCTGGGCGCGACGCCGCTTCCCGCACATCGTCCACTGGGGCGAGCCGGCCCGCGGCGGCCACTTCGGCGCCTGGGAACAGCCGGCCCTGTTCGTCGAGGAGCTGACGACCTTCGCCGGCCGGCTCTAG
- a CDS encoding MBL fold metallo-hydrolase, translating to MSSSYTGIVETGGAPDVRELSGLRITKLSVGPMDNNAYLLECLSTHDLLLIDAANEAPRLLELVGDRTLSTVVTTHQHMDHWVALEEVVAATGARALAHPDDADGLPITTSPVTEGDRIPVGDCELEVIHLVGHTPGSIALLYRDPSGTPHLFTGDSLFPGGVGNTHDDPEAFASLIGDVERKLFAALPDDTWFYPGHGKDSTLGAERPSVPEWRARGW from the coding sequence ATGTCGTCGTCGTACACCGGAATCGTCGAAACCGGCGGCGCGCCGGACGTCCGTGAACTCTCCGGCCTGCGCATCACCAAGCTGTCGGTCGGCCCGATGGACAACAACGCGTACCTGCTGGAATGTCTGTCCACACACGACCTGTTGCTGATCGACGCGGCCAACGAGGCGCCCCGCCTGCTCGAGCTGGTCGGCGACCGCACGCTGTCCACTGTGGTCACCACACACCAGCACATGGACCACTGGGTGGCGCTGGAGGAGGTCGTCGCCGCGACCGGCGCCCGCGCGCTGGCCCACCCCGACGACGCCGACGGCCTGCCGATCACCACGTCGCCGGTGACCGAGGGCGACCGCATCCCGGTCGGCGACTGCGAGCTGGAGGTCATCCACCTGGTCGGCCACACGCCGGGCTCGATCGCCCTGCTCTACCGCGACCCGTCGGGCACCCCCCACCTCTTCACGGGCGACAGCCTCTTCCCGGGCGGCGTCGGCAACACCCACGACGACCCGGAAGCCTTCGCCTCCCTGATCGGCGACGTGGAGCGCAAGCTCTTCGCCGCCCTCCCGGACGACACCTGGTTCTACCCGGGCCACGGCAAGGACTCCACCCTGGGCGCCGAACGCCCGTCCGTCCCGGAATGGCGCGCCCGCGGCTGGTGA